Part of the Pyricularia oryzae 70-15 chromosome 3, whole genome shotgun sequence genome, ACCGGGACAAGCGAGGTGAGGAACGACTTCCTGGCAACCTCTACGAGGACCACCACGAGGCCTCCAGCTTGGAAAACGGCACTAGAGAATATATAGAGTTAGCACGGAATATAAACCCCGTCAGACGAATGATGAAAAGTACATACCAGCCTTGAGGAACAATTGCGCGGTGGCAGCGCTCAACGGTATTTTCGATGTCCATGGGAAAGTGGCTCAACCCATTGATTTCGAATGTCTCTCCAATGTTTCCAAGCACGAAGAGAACCTGCATGTCAACCTGGGCACCGCCAGGTCCAATAGGTCTGCTGACGTTGTAAAGAAAGCCCAAATCGCCCGTCCTCACGTAACGGATGCCTGGATCCCCATCGAGAGTCCGACCATCAAAGCGCTCAGCATCGAATGCATCCTTGGATCCATAGAATGACTTTACACAAGCCTCTGAATCAACCCAAATTTCGCCATACTCACCATCATTGCAGAGTAAGCGGCTTTCTGGATTGACGATCGCTATCTGCGTCGATACCGGCACCATTCCTGAGTCTTGGACCAATAGTGCTCTCGGGTCCGCCTCCGGATCTGTGGGTATTATAAGACCGCGTCTTAGTGCTCTTGTGTCCAGCCAGAGCTCAATCGGCTCAATACACATGTAAGACCGCGAAGCAATCATAGGGTTGAGCACATGCGAGTAAACTGTGTTGATGGCGGTGCGATCGAGGCTGACGGCAGCGAAATGTAGTCTGACCTTTTGAAAGACATCGGCACGGGGTCGCCCGTCAGAAGATATCATCATGTTCTTCAGCTCATGGAGGGCAAAACCCTTTGCTGGCATCGTTGCAATCGCATGGTCCAGCATCTGTGGTGTTGCGTAGGTGTCCTTGATTTTGTACCTCGAGAGAATGTGGAACAGCGAGATGGGATTTTGGGCAAACTCGACTGGCGATAACAGGTAGGTGGGCGTTCCAATGTAGATGCCCATCAAGCAGGTGTGGATGAAACCCAAGCCCGTAGTACTCCTGACACAGCCCAGTACAGGCCTGGAGCTCGTCATTTGGCAAGTCTCTTTCTGTACCTTACACATGCCCATTATAGTGTCGTGGCCCAGCTGGACAGCCAACCGACGCTGGTCTGGTGTCCAATACGTCCAGATAATGACAGGATAACCAGGCTGCACCCAAGTGGGATCCATGGTGATTCCAAGCTCTCTCAGCCCACTGTTCTGCTTTGGTGGGCGTGATGTATTGTAAATGCTAGGGACCGTTACCCGGAGGACCTGTGCCGATTGCTTGATGTGTTGCGAGACTGGCTTCATCTTGAGGAGATGATCGACGTCTTGGTTGACAAGCACGGCCTTGACTCCGTAGTCATTGACAAGATGTAGAAAGGCGGGAACATCTTCGGGCAGCCTGTTCTGATCCATCGGGGGTATTGGTATGACAATGGCACCTAGATTGACGCAAGCGTGCACCGAAAAGACAAAATCCTCAGAATGGGTGTACATAAGCACCACGTGGTCGCCAGCCCGGATCTTAACCTTGTTCTTCAGATACATGGCCACGGATGCAACCTTGGTATCAAACTTCCTCCACGTGACGCCCTTGCCCTCTTTGCCACGACCATCAACGGTACAGTATGATAGCTCGTCGCCCTGGCGGGCGACCCGCCACTGAATAAGGTCAGTGATGCACGAGAAGTTGTTAAGGGGCGTGGAGGTTCTGTCATCGATAACCACTTCTCTGCGGTCGATTccggaatattgtttgtcATTATGCATCAGGAGATCTTGTCGAGCCATTGAGGCGAGGTGTGACCAGATCCCACCAATGGGATCAACTCCGATAGGGAGGTTCAGGACTGCATGTTCGACCCCGAACTTCACGTGAGCCGAAGGTAGCTGACCGGAGTCAAAGTCTCTACGACAGAGCATGTTGCCAATATCTCTGCGGCCATTCTTCATCACACGAGGCAGTGAGTTTGGAGCAGTCGTCAACACGCAATATACTCTCAGGTGATGCTCTTGTAGCAGCACGTCCATGCACCTCTCCGCCAGCGAGTCGAGGAGCGCCTTGTCTATTTGTCGTGGCGGACCGCCAGCCGTCGCCGGCGCCGTAGAAGCCGCCGCGGACTCGAGTACAACCACTGGAAGATGCTCTTCGTTGACAAAGACGTCAAAAGCCGAGCAGGCATAGATCTTGGGCACATTGCGCATGATGCTGACGATGATGTGCTGGACAAAGAAGTACCGGTGCTCGACGGCAATCTCGTTGCCATGTTCGACCCATTCTACTTTCTGCCGAATGCGATCCTCGTACAGGCCTAGGACGAAAACCTTGCCCTCAATGACAGTTCCCAACAGACCTGTGCGCAGAAACTCGGGCTCAATCATCGTGGGCGTGGGATCGCCGGGCTCGAACTTGTACGGACGGGCATGGAAAATCTGCTCAGTATGCTTCGGCAAAGCCCAAAAGCCACCAGACAGCGATGGCGAGTCGACCCAGATCTCACCTATGGCGTGGGGTGACGCCAACAAACCCGTGTCCGGTTCGACGACAGCCAAAGTGGCATCCGGGATCGGGTATCCAAATGCTCCGACCCGAACAGTGTTGGGATCGTTGCCTGCCTTCTTGCGAGCCTCCTCGCCAATGGCGACAATGACCACCTCGTTGTTTTTCAAGGCTTCTCTGTCCAAAAGAACCTCGCTCAGCTCGTTCTTAGCGCGCTGTTCGGTTGTGCTCGTTGTTCCGCCACCCAACAAACTCCCAAACCCGTTCGACGGTGCTGGCTTGTCGTCCTTTTCCTTCCCCTTCTCGTCTTCTGAATCTCCTTCACTCTCTTCTCCCATGTCGAGCTTCAACGGACAGCCCATGCGCTCTTCGCCTCCAAGCCAATCCCGCACGCTGATGACCATACCGCCATGTTCAGGCAAGCATAGCATGGGGGCAACTACTTCTCTAGCACGCGTGTTCCTAAGTGGCCTAAGCCACCTATCAGCGAGCAACTCGTGAAACTCGCCGTCTACCGTCAATGTGTCGATCAAAC contains:
- a CDS encoding acyl-CoA ligase, giving the protein MADRNPELQEKLGELDRELEEGDITAKGYQKRRTQLLSQYLGPGAFVPPEARGPLRIHSPDDASQSGSDGHRAATLAALNSSSPDNQPTSPTSVSSPTTGRPQSPFGLPLEQPHPASLLAPGGSFADQRPVIRPRDSLFLAPGPNQGTIAEPSRTGTMVSTDYAFNPEHQAGYSDSQYMQYEGQSRSGTLLDSQGFFLDFAGQQSYDQANPGEYGGPQRYSTGDAFSPTAATAPPMLTANDLPPPDALEYQMPLDPRELPFAIHDPHDSNTPMSKFDNIAAVLRHRGRTTAKLPAYWVLDSRGKEIASITWEKLASRAEKVAQVIRDKSSLYRGDRVALIYRDTEIIEFAIALLGCFIAGVVAVPINEFQDHQKLNLILTSTQAHLALTTENNLKAFQRDITTQKLTWPKGVEWWKTNEFGSYHPKKKDDIPPLSLPDLAYIEFSRSPTGDFRGVVLSHRTIMHQMACLSAVVSTVPGSGPADTFSTSLRDKNGRLIGGGASSEILLSYLDPRQGIGMILGVLLTVYGGHTMVWLENKAVDVPGLYAHLITKYKATLMIADYPGLRRAVYNYQQDPMTTRNYKKGMEPNFQTVKLCLIDTLTVDGEFHELLADRWLRPLRNTRAREVVAPMLCLPEHGGMVISVRDWLGGEERMGCPLKLDMGEESEGDSEDEKGKEKDDKPAPSNGFGSLLGGGTTSTTEQRAKNELSEVLLDREALKNNEVVIVAIGEEARKKAGNDPNTVRVGAFGYPIPDATLAVVEPDTGLLASPHAIGEIWVDSPSLSGGFWALPKHTEQIFHARPYKFEPGDPTPTMIEPEFLRTGLLGTVIEGKVFVLGLYEDRIRQKVEWVEHGNEIAVEHRYFFVQHIIVSIMRNVPKIYACSAFDVFVNEEHLPVVVLESAAASTAPATAGGPPRQIDKALLDSLAERCMDVLLQEHHLRVYCVLTTAPNSLPRVMKNGRRDIGNMLCRRDFDSGQLPSAHVKFGVEHAVLNLPIGVDPIGGIWSHLASMARQDLLMHNDKQYSGIDRREVVIDDRTSTPLNNFSCITDLIQWRVARQGDELSYCTVDGRGKEGKGVTWRKFDTKVASVAMYLKNKVKIRAGDHVVLMYTHSEDFVFSVHACVNLGAIVIPIPPMDQNRLPEDVPAFLHLVNDYGVKAVLVNQDVDHLLKMKPVSQHIKQSAQVLRVTVPSIYNTSRPPKQNSGLRELGITMDPTWVQPGYPVIIWTYWTPDQRRLAVQLGHDTIMGMCKVQKETCQMTSSRPVLGCVRSTTGLGFIHTCLMGIYIGTPTYLLSPVEFAQNPISLFHILSRYKIKDTYATPQMLDHAIATMPAKGFALHELKNMMISSDGRPRADVFQKVRLHFAAVSLDRTAINTVYSHVLNPMIASRSYMCIEPIELWLDTRALRRGLIIPTDPEADPRALLVQDSGMVPVSTQIAIVNPESRLLCNDGEYGEIWVDSEACVKSFYGSKDAFDAERFDGRTLDGDPGIRYVRTGDLGFLYNVSRPIGPGGAQVDMQVLFVLGNIGETFEINGLSHFPMDIENTVERCHRAIVPQGCAVFQAGGLVVVLVEVARKSFLTSLVPVIVNSILNEHQIVVDIVAFVTRGAFPRSRLGEKQRGKILAGWVSRKMATIAQWAIRDMDAGALQDPGPVDHSPAANAATAELNRASIGSHRSSGGGTALPGGTSSLRNVEAAPQILEQRELEHRMDSERGSTGATFSYKTHVSEMPVNSASGNSYGNAVSENRNSGMPSSEAVPTKARGNSYDIPNIGALDLGDLESEMRQPHDGPGNSSQLRLSGIDGRGPLDNDDDWRNDAIMHMNLASNLQRRDG